A window of Strix aluco isolate bStrAlu1 chromosome 11, bStrAlu1.hap1, whole genome shotgun sequence contains these coding sequences:
- the TRNT1 gene encoding CCA tRNA nucleotidyltransferase 1, mitochondrial isoform X2 produces MKLQAPQFQALFTPGLRSVAELFEKKNYELRIAGGAVRDLLSGMTPQDIDFATTATPAEMKEMFTSAGVRLINNKGEKHGTITARLHEQNFEITTLRIDVVTDGRHAEVEFTTDWEKDAERRDLTVNSMFLGLDGMLYDFFNGYEDLKNKKIRFVGKASERIQEDYLRILRYLRFYGRIAEKPGDHEPSTLQTIKENAKGLAGISGERIWVELKKILLGNHVNHLIQLMYELDVAQYIGLPLDGNLEEFDRVTKSIQNLCPKPMTVLSSLFKVKDDVTNLDLRLKISKEEKNLGLFLVKHRQELTKAMGPEPLRPYQDFIMDSREANTNSKICELLKYQGEEHLLREMQQWTVPSFPVSGHDLRKMGVSSGKEIGTTLQQLRDEWKKSGYHMDKEELLSCLKKL; encoded by the exons ATGAAGCTGCAGGCCCCTCAGTTCCAGGCGCTCTTCACGCCGGGGCTCCGCAGCGTGGCAG AATTGTTTGAGAAGAAGAATTATGAGCTGAGAATAGCAGGAGGTGCTGTGAGGGATTTACTAAGTGGAATGACACCACAAGATATAGATTTTGCCACTACAGCTACACCAGCAGAGATGAAGGAAATGTTCACATCTGCAGGTGTTCGTCTGATCAataacaaaggagaaaaacacgGAACCATTACTGCCAGG CTCCATGAACAGAATTTTGAAATTACTACTCTTAGAATAGATGTTGTCACCGATGGACGACATGCAGAGGTTGAATTCACCACTGACTGGGAAAAGGATGCTGAAAGAAGGGATCTGACTGTCAATTCCATGTTCTTAg gttTGGATGGGAtgctgtatgatttttttaatggatatgaagacctgaaaaacaagaaaattagaTTTGTTGGAAAGGCAAGTGAGAGAATACAAGAAGATTATTTAAGAATCCTGAGATATTTGAG GTTTTATGGAAGAATCGCTGAAAAACCTGGTGATCATGAACCTAGTACACTGcaaacaattaaagaaaatgccAAGGGTTTGGCTGGAATATCAGGAGAAAGAATTTGGgtggaactgaaaaaaattcttcttgGAAACCACGTAAATCATTTGATTCAACTTATGTATGAGCTGGATGTTGCCCAATACATAG GACTACCACTTGATGGAAATTTAGAGGAATTTGACAGGGTCACTAAAAGCATTCAAAATCTGTGTCCCAAACCGATGACTGTTCTGTCGTCGTTGTTCAAGGTGAAGGATGATGTCACAAACCTTGATCTGAGGCTGAAAatctcaaaagaagaaaaaaaccttggcCTTTTTTTAGTGAAACACCGACAAGAGTTAACCAAAGCTATGGGTCCGGAACCACTTAGACCATATCAGGACTTCATAATGGAT tctagGGAAGCTAATACAAATTCCAAGATTTGTGAACTTCTAAAATACCAAGGAGAAGAACATCTTTTAAGAGAAATGCAGCAATGGACTGTTCCTTCTTTTCCTGTTAGTGGCCATGATTTAAGGAAAATGGGGGTGTCTTCTGGAAAAGAAATTGGAACAACGTTACAGCAGTTACGGGATGAATGGAAGAAGAGTGGATACCACATGGATAAAGAAGAACTGTTAAGTTGCCTGAAAAAGTTGTAA
- the TRNT1 gene encoding CCA tRNA nucleotidyltransferase 1, mitochondrial isoform X1 codes for MWAEVLLLPRRAGLRLLPPLRLRHRALGAMKLQAPQFQALFTPGLRSVAELFEKKNYELRIAGGAVRDLLSGMTPQDIDFATTATPAEMKEMFTSAGVRLINNKGEKHGTITARLHEQNFEITTLRIDVVTDGRHAEVEFTTDWEKDAERRDLTVNSMFLGLDGMLYDFFNGYEDLKNKKIRFVGKASERIQEDYLRILRYLRFYGRIAEKPGDHEPSTLQTIKENAKGLAGISGERIWVELKKILLGNHVNHLIQLMYELDVAQYIGLPLDGNLEEFDRVTKSIQNLCPKPMTVLSSLFKVKDDVTNLDLRLKISKEEKNLGLFLVKHRQELTKAMGPEPLRPYQDFIMDSREANTNSKICELLKYQGEEHLLREMQQWTVPSFPVSGHDLRKMGVSSGKEIGTTLQQLRDEWKKSGYHMDKEELLSCLKKL; via the exons ATGTGGGCTGAGGTGTTGCTTCTGccccgcagggccgggctgcGGCTGCTCCCGCCGCTCCGGCTGCGGCACCGGGCGCTGGGCGCCATGAAGCTGCAGGCCCCTCAGTTCCAGGCGCTCTTCACGCCGGGGCTCCGCAGCGTGGCAG AATTGTTTGAGAAGAAGAATTATGAGCTGAGAATAGCAGGAGGTGCTGTGAGGGATTTACTAAGTGGAATGACACCACAAGATATAGATTTTGCCACTACAGCTACACCAGCAGAGATGAAGGAAATGTTCACATCTGCAGGTGTTCGTCTGATCAataacaaaggagaaaaacacgGAACCATTACTGCCAGG CTCCATGAACAGAATTTTGAAATTACTACTCTTAGAATAGATGTTGTCACCGATGGACGACATGCAGAGGTTGAATTCACCACTGACTGGGAAAAGGATGCTGAAAGAAGGGATCTGACTGTCAATTCCATGTTCTTAg gttTGGATGGGAtgctgtatgatttttttaatggatatgaagacctgaaaaacaagaaaattagaTTTGTTGGAAAGGCAAGTGAGAGAATACAAGAAGATTATTTAAGAATCCTGAGATATTTGAG GTTTTATGGAAGAATCGCTGAAAAACCTGGTGATCATGAACCTAGTACACTGcaaacaattaaagaaaatgccAAGGGTTTGGCTGGAATATCAGGAGAAAGAATTTGGgtggaactgaaaaaaattcttcttgGAAACCACGTAAATCATTTGATTCAACTTATGTATGAGCTGGATGTTGCCCAATACATAG GACTACCACTTGATGGAAATTTAGAGGAATTTGACAGGGTCACTAAAAGCATTCAAAATCTGTGTCCCAAACCGATGACTGTTCTGTCGTCGTTGTTCAAGGTGAAGGATGATGTCACAAACCTTGATCTGAGGCTGAAAatctcaaaagaagaaaaaaaccttggcCTTTTTTTAGTGAAACACCGACAAGAGTTAACCAAAGCTATGGGTCCGGAACCACTTAGACCATATCAGGACTTCATAATGGAT tctagGGAAGCTAATACAAATTCCAAGATTTGTGAACTTCTAAAATACCAAGGAGAAGAACATCTTTTAAGAGAAATGCAGCAATGGACTGTTCCTTCTTTTCCTGTTAGTGGCCATGATTTAAGGAAAATGGGGGTGTCTTCTGGAAAAGAAATTGGAACAACGTTACAGCAGTTACGGGATGAATGGAAGAAGAGTGGATACCACATGGATAAAGAAGAACTGTTAAGTTGCCTGAAAAAGTTGTAA